The genomic DNA CCGGGGCACCGTGCGCGCGGCAGCCGTACGCGCCGTGCAGCGCGCGCTGCCCGCGCTCGGCGGCACGTTCGGCGCGACCGTCCTCGCCGCTGTCGTGCTGCCCGTCGCGCACCGCCTCCTCATGGGGGCGCACGACCGCGCCCGGGCCGTGTACGGCAGGGGCCGCGTGCTGGCCGCCGCGCTGGCCGAGTGGCTCGCCTACCGGGACATGGCCGTCGAACTCGGCGGGTTGCGCGTGACCCACCCCTTCCCGGACGTCCCCGTCGTCATCCTCAGCGCCGGCCCGCGGGACCGCTGCCACCGTGACCTCGCCGCGCTGCTGAACGCCAAGCTGGTCTCCCTTCCGGACAGCGGGCACGAGGTCGAACTGGAACGGCCCGGCGCGATCGCCGAAGCGGTACGGATGATCAGTAGATTTCACGATACGTAGCCGGGTATACGACCTGGGTAGCGATCCTCTCGGGGGTGTGGTGATGGCATCTCGGCCGAAGGGGCGGCGCTGGACGGCGGCGGTGCCCCGGACGCTGGGCGTGTTCTTCGCGGTGCTGGCGGCCTACTCGACCGCCATCGCGGTCTTCGGTCCGCTGCGGAGGCTGCTGCGGCCGATCACCGACGCGGTCAGCACCAGCATCTTCTCGGTCGAGGCGAACCTCGGCTACGCCGTGTTCGTGGCCATCCTCGCCGGAGCCGTCGCCCGTCGCAAGCGCGCGGCGTACTGGCTGCTGGTGGTGCTGCTGTCGCTGACCGCGCTGCTCGACGTGATCCTCCTGCCGCCGTTCTCCCCGCTGGGCGACAACGTCATCCGGCGGCTCGGATCCACCTGGTTCCTGGTGACGGGCACGATCAACCTGGTCTTCGTCACCGGTCTGCTGGCCGTACTGGTGCTCGCCCGCCGTGAGTTCTACGCCAAGGTGCAGCGCGGCGCCTTCCGCAAGGCGCTGCTGACCCTCCTCGTCCTGCTCGCGGCCTCCTTCGGCGTCGCCTACCTGCTGGTCACCCTCTTCCCCGGCACGCTGACCCCGCCGGGCAGGTCCGCCTGGGCGCTGGAGAAGGCGCTGGGCGGCGCGGTCACCTTCGACCTCGACCGCGTGGGGCATCCACCCGCCTGGGTCGGCTTCGTCGTGGGCCTGCTGACCGCCGTCGCGATCCTGTCGGCCTTCCTGGTGCTGTTCCGCTCCCAGCGGGCCAGCGCCGGGCTGCTCCCGTCGGAGGAGGCCCGGATGCGCGCGCTGCTGGCCGCCACGGGAGAGCGCGACTCGCTGGGATACTTCGCCACCCGGAGGGACCGGGCCGCCATCTTCTCGGCGAGCGGCAAGGCGGCCGTCTCCTACCGGGTGGTCGCCGGCGTCAGCCTGGCCGGAGGCGACCCGATCGGCGACGTGGAGGCCTGGGAACCGGCCATCCGGACCTGGATGGACCAGGCGGGCGAGTACGGCTGGACCGCGGCGGCCATCGGGGCGAGCGAGGAGGGCGCCCGGGCCTACAACCGGGCGGGACTGCGGGTGCTCCAGCTCGGCGACGAGGCCGTGATCGAGGTGGCCTCCTTCGGCCTGTCCGGCCGGGAGATGCGCGGCGTACGGCAGGCGGTCAACCGGGTCGAGCGGGCCGGATACACGCTGCGCGTCCGGCGGCACGAGGAGCTGACCCCGCAGGAGATGCACCGGATCATCGACCGGGCCGAGGCGTGGCGGGACACCGAGGCCGAACGCGGTTTCTCGATGGCGCTGGGCAGGCTGGGGGATCCGGCCGACGGCAGGTGCGTCCTGGTCGAGGCTCTCGCGCCGGACGGCGGCCACGCCGCGCTGCTGTCCTTCGTGCCGTGGGGCGAGCACGGCCTGTCCCTGGACCTGATGCGCCGGGACCGCGAGTCCGACAACGGCCTGATGGAGTTCATGGTCTCCGGCCTCGTCGGGCAGGCGCCCGCCCTGGGGGTGGCGCACATCTCGCTGAACTTCGCGGTCTTCCGCGCCGCCTTCGAGGAGGGTGCCAGGATCGGCGCCGGGCCGGTGCTGCGGGCTTGGCGGGGGATGCTGCTGTTCTTCTCCCGCTGGTGGCAGCTGGAGTCGCTGTACCGGTCGAATGTGAAGTACCGCCCCGCGTGGGTGCCGCGCTACCTGGCCTACGAGGACGGCCGCGACCTGCCCAAGGTCGGTCTGGCCTCGGTGATCGCCGAAGGTTTCCTGGGGCACGGGCCGAGTCTGCCCACACTGCTGCGGCGCGGGGAGAGGCCGGTCCCGCCGCCGGCGGAGGCTCCCCGCACCGCGACGGCGGCCGCCGCGCCGGACCGGGGCGAGAGCCGCCGGGGCCCGGCCGTACCGGAACAGATGCGGGTCCGTCTCGCCAAGCTGGACCGGATCCGCGCCGAGGGCGGCGATCCGTACCCGGTGGGCCGTCCGCGCACCCACACCGCCGCCGAGGTGCGGCTGGCCCACCCCGGCGTCCCCGCCGACGTGCGGACCGGAGAGCGGGTCACGGTGGCGGGGCGGGTGATGCTGGTCCGCGACCACGGGAAGCTGCTGTTCGCCACCGTCACCGACTGGACCGGCACCCTGCAGCTCATGCTCGACCAGAGCGCGGACCTGGCACGCTGGCGCCGTACCGTCGACCTGGGAGATCACGTCGGCTGCACCGGCGAGGTCGTCACCAGCCGGACCGGGGAGCTCTCCGTGCTCGCCGGGGAGTGGGCGGTGACCGCCAAATGCCTGCGCCCGCTCCCCGGCGGGCAGCACGGCACGGCCGGTCCGCGGGCGCGGGTACGGCGACGCTACCTCGACCTGGTGACCGACGCCGAGGCCCGCGAGACACTGCGGATCCGGGGCGCGGTCCTGCACAGCCTGCGGGACGCGCTGGTCCGCCGGGGTTTCCTGGAGGTCGAGACGCCTGTCCTGCAGCCCGTCCACGGGGGCGCCGCCGCCCGGCCGTTCACCACTCACATGAACGCCTACGACCTGAGGCTCTCCCTGCGGATCTCGCCGGAGCCGCACCTGAAGCGCCTGTGTGTGGGCGGCGTGGAGCGGATCTTCGAACTCGGCCCGGTCTTCCGCAACGAGGGGGTCTCCTACCGGCACAACCCCGAGTTCACGATGCTGGAGGCGTACCAGGCCTACGCCGACTACCGGGCGATGCTGGACCTCGCCCGCGAACTCGTCCAGGAGGCGGCCACCGCGGCGTTCGGCGCACCGGTGGTCCGCAGGCACGGGCAGGAGATCGACATCTCCGGGGCCTGGCCGGTGTCCACCGTGAACGAGGCCGTCTCGGCGGCCGCGGGGGAGCAGGTGACCGCGGACACCTCCGTCCAGGAGCTCCGCAAGCTGGCCGGTCGGCTGGCGGTGCCGTACGACCCGAAATGGGAGCGGGGCGCGATGCTGGTGGAGCTGTACGAGCGGCTCGTGGAGGAGCGGACCGTCGAACCGGCCTTCTACACCGACTTTCCGGCGGAGGTCTCCCCCCTCGCCCGGCCGCACCGCGGTGACCGGCGGCTGGCCGAGCAGTGGGACCTGGTCGCCTTCGGCGTCGAGATCGGTACCGCCTGCTCCGAGCTGACCGACCCGGTCGAGCAGCGCCGCCGGCTGACCGAGCAGTCGCTGCGGGCCGCCGCCGGGGATCCGGCCGCGATGGACCTGGACGAGGACTTCCTGCAGGCGCTGGAGTACGCCATGCCGCCCACCGGCGGGCTCGGCATCGGCGTCGACCGGCTCATCATGATGCTGACCGGGAGGTCGGTCAGGCAGTCGCTGACCTTCCCGCTGGTCCGGCCCCGCGATTGACCCACCAACTGTGACTATTTGCCCGCACAATAGGCGATAAAGGGCCATCGGCGGGGGTGCGGTCATGCCGGACCTCGTGTCCTTACGAGCTGAGGACCCGGAGCGGGTGCGGGAGCACCGGCCGGCGGAGACGACGGCCGGGCGGCCGGCACCCGGGCGCCGGCCGGCACCACCCGGCACCACCCGGCACCTCGCCGCCTGGCGGCGAGGCGGAGTCGGGCGCGAGGCGGTGGTGATCGATATCGGGTGCGAGGCGGTAGTGATCGATTTCCGGGGGCAGGGGAGCCGCGCGCCGCCCACCAGCACCGGCGGCACCGAGTACGACAGGCAGTTCACGCGCTTCACACGGGAGGACCGAGTTGAGGGACTGGACCCACGCCGAGCACGTCCAGGCGGCCGGTAGGGAGATCACCGAGATGGCGGAGGCCCTTCGGGACCGCGACATGTCCACCCCGGTGCTCACCTGTCCGGGCTGGGACCTGGCCGCGCTCACCGTGCACACCGGCGGTGTGCACCGATGGGCCGCCGCGATGGTCCGCGACCTGGCCGGGCGGCGCTACGACCGCGACGCCATGGAGATGGGCCTGCCGGCGGACCCCGGCGGCTACGCCGCCTGGCTGGGGGAGGGGGCCGGTCTCCTGTCCGAGGCGTTGCTGTCGCATCCGCCCGAGGCGCCGATGTGGTCCTGGGGCGCCGACCGGAGCGTGCGGTTCTGGTCGCGGCGGCAGCTCCACGAGACCGTGGTCCACCGGATCGACGCCGAGCTGGCACTGGGCCTGCCGGTCTCGGTCGACGAGGACGTGGCGGCCGACGGAGTGGAGGAGTTTCTCGACGTCCTGCCGTACGCGCGCTGGAGTCCGGGGGTGGCCGACCTGCGGGGTGCGGGCGAGACGATCTCCCTGCAGACCGACACCGGCGCCGGATGGGTGGTCACGCTCGATCCGGACCGCTTCCACCACGTGCGCTCCCTCCAGCCGGGGACCGTCACGGTCCGCGCCGCCACCTCGGCGGACCTGCTGCAGGTCGTGTGGGGCCGCCGCAGCGCCGACGACTACGCCGTGGAGGGCGACACCGCGCTGTTCGGCTGGTGGCGGGAACACGCGGTGATCTGACGTTCAAGGGGTGATCTGACGTTCAAGGTATGACAGGGCACGCCGACGGTTCCCCACCGCTGTCTCCGCCCCGTGCTGCCATGATCCTATGATCAAGATGACTCATGCCGTGGCCACGGCCGCGCTCCTCACCATGGGCATGTTCGGCGGGACCGCGTCCGCCGACCCCGCTCCCCGGCACGGTCTCCGTTCCGGCCTCGCGAAGGTGACGCTGGAGGACGACCGGTCGCGGATCACGGTCATGGGGGAGGGCTCCCAGTCCGCCGTCCCCGACGTCATGCGCCTGAACGCCGGCGTCGAGGTGCGCCGCGCCACCGCGGGCACCGCCTTCGCCGACGCGCGCGCGGCCGCCGCGAAGCTGACCGAGGCGCTGAAGACGGCGGGGATCCAGGCCAAGGACCTGCGGACCAACGAACTGTCCCTCGGCCCCGAGTACAGCACCTATCCCACCGTCTCCGGTTACCGGGCGGCGCAGGGCGTCGAGGCCGTGGTACGCGACATCACCTCAGCCGACAAGGTGATCGACACGGTGGCCGGCGTGGGCGAGGAGGCCCGCCTGAACGGCATCTCCTTCGAGGTGTCCGACAACCGCAGGCTGGTGCGGGCCGCGCGCGACGCGGCGTTCAGGGACGCCACCGCCCGCGCCGCCCAGTACGCCAGGCTGTCCGGCCGCAGGCTCGGCCCCGTCCTGACGGTCGCCGAGGAGGACGCGTCACCCCCGCCGATCAGGTTCGCCGGTGCCGCGCTGGCCGACAAGGCGTCCATCAGCCCCGGCCAGCAGTCCATCTCGGTCCATGTCCGGGTGGTCTACGAACTGCTCTAGCCCTTGGGCGTGGGACGGCGGCCCCGTCCCACGCCGAAGGGGACCTCAGGGAAGGGCCAGCATCCGGTCCAGGGCGACCTTGGCCCAGCGGGTGGTGTCCTCGTCCACGGTGATCTGGTTGACGACCTGACCGGCCGCCAGGGACTCCAGCGCCCAGACCAGGTGCGGCAGGTCGATCCGGTTCATCGTCGAGCAGTAGCAGACGGTCCGGTCCAGGAACGTGACGTTCTTGTCAGGGAACATCTGCCCGAGCCGCTTGACCAGGTTCAGCTCGGTCCCCACCGCCCAGGAGGACCCCGCCGGGGCCTCTTCGAGCTTCTTGATGATGTATTCGGTCGAGCCGACGTGGTCGGCCTTGGTGACCACCTCGTGCCTGCACTCGGGGTGCACCAGCACGTTGACACCGGGGATCCGCTCGCGGACGTCGTCGACGCACTCGGGGCTGAAACGCCCGTGCACCGAGCAGTGCCCCTTCCACAGGATCACCTTGGCGTTCTCGAGCTGCTCGGTGGTCAGCCCGCCGTTCGGCCGGTGCGGGTTGTACACGACGCAGTCGTCCAGCGACAAGCCCATCTCCAGCACCGCGGTGTTGCGTCCCAGGTGCTGGTCGGGCAGGAAGAGCACCTTCTCGCCGCGGGAGAACGCCCAGTCGAGGGCCCGCCTGGCGTTGGAGGAGGTGCACACCACACCGCCGTTGCGTCCGCAGAACGCCTTGATGTCGGCGCTGGAGTTCATGTAGGTGACCGGCACCGTGACACCGGCGATCCCGGCGTCCTCCAGTGCCTCCCAGCACTCCTCGACCTGGTCGAACGTGGCCATGTCGGCCATCGAGCATCCCGCGGCGAGATCGGGCAGCACGACTTTCTGCGCGTCGCCGGTGAGGATGTCGGCCGACTCGGCCATGAAGTGCACGCCGCAGAAGACGATGTACTCGGCATCCGGCCGGGCCGCGGCCTCCCGGGCGAGTTTGAAGGAGTCCCCGGTCACATCGGCGAACTGGATGACCTCGTCACGCTGGTAGTGGTGACCCAGCACGAAGACCCGGTCGCCCAGCGCCGCCTTGGCCCGTCTGGCGCGCTCCACGAGCGCCGGATCCGAGGCGGACGGCAACTCACCGGGACAGTCGACACCGCGCTCGCTGTGCGAGTCGGTCCCCCTGCCGAGGACGAAGAGCGGAAGTCCGGTATCGGTGGTCGTCACGACCACACCCCCTTATCGTCGAACTGACGACTATGATGACACACGGCCCCCGGGGCTTTATTCCGGGGCGGAGGGGTAGTTCCGGACCGAGGAATGTGTAGCCGTCGGCGGGTGTTGGTAGCGTCTAAGAAGGACGTCAGAAACAGACAGCCGTTCCGACCGGGCGGTTGACGCAGACGCGGGAGTCACCACATGTCGGTTGAGAGCAGCGAGACCACGGCGCAGGGTCTGATCCTTAGTGACGCGGCCTCCGCCAAGGTCAAGAGCCTGCTGGAGCAGCAGGGCGAGGAAGGTCTCCAGCTTCGCGTGGCCGTGCAGCCCGGTGGCTGTTCCGGCCTGCGCTATCAGCTCTTCTTCGACGATCGTTCCATGGACGGCGACGTCGTCACGGACTTCAACGGTGTCAGCGTGGTCACCGACCGGATGAGCGCTCCCTACCTGGTGGGTGCCACGGTCGACTTCGTCGACACGATCGAGAAGCAGGGCTTCACGATCGACAACCCGAACGCCACGGGTTCGTGCGCCTGCGGCGACTCGTTCAACTAGTCGCCGAAACGCCGCACGTCAGGCGAAAAGCTGGGAAGCGACGGCCCCGTAGGGTGAGATCTGTCACTCTACGGGGCCGTCGTGTGCCTGCGAGGTCGCGTATTCTTGCTGGGTTTCACTGCCCGCTCTTTTCTCAGATGCTGACAACGAGGAGAAAGATCCCGTGCGCATCGCCGTCACCGGCTCTATCGCGACCGACCACCTGATGACCTTTCCCGGCAGCTTCCGGGATCAGCTCATCGCCGAACAGCTCGACCGGGTGTCCCTGTCGTTCCTCATCGACGACCTGCAGATCCGCCGCGGCGGCTGTGCGGCCAACATCGCCTTCGGCATGGGCTGCCTGGGACTGACACCCATCCTGGTCGGTGCCGTCGGCGCGGACTTCGCCGACTACCGTTCCTGGCTGGAGCGGCACGGAGTCGACTGCGAGTCGGTCCACGTCTCCGAGCTCCACCACACCGCCCGGTTCCTGTGCACCACGGACGAGGATCACAACCAGATCGCGTCCTTCTACACCGGTGCGATGGCCGAGGCCCGGCTGATCGAGCTCGGCCCGATCGCCCAGCGCCTCGGCGGCCTGGATCTGGTACTGGTCAGTCCCAACGACCCCGATGCGATGCTCCGGCACACCGAGGAGGCTCGCGGGCGGGGCATCCCGTTCGCGGCGGACCCGTCGCAGCAGCTCGCCCGGATGCCCGGTGAGGACATCCGCCTGCTGATCGACGGCGCCGCCTACCTTTTCAGCAACGACTATGAAAAGGGTCTCATCGAGCAGAAGACCGGCTGGTCGGACGATGAGGTCCTCAACCGGGTCGGCGTCCGGGTCACCACGCTCGGTCCCAAGGGCGTCGTGATCGATCGCAAGGGCGAGCCGTCCCTGCACGTCCCGGCCGCCCCCGAGCTCGGCAAGGTCGACCCCACCGGGGTGGGCGACGCCTTCCGCGCCGGCTTCCTGTCCGCCCTCGCCTGGGATCTGCCGCTGGAGCGCTGCGCCCAGGTCGGCAACCTCGCCGCCACCCACGTCCTGGAGCACGTCGGCGGCCAGGAGTACCAGCTCGGCCAGAAGGTCTTCCTGGAGCGCTTCGCCGCCGCCTACGGAGCGGAGGCCGCCGCCGAGGTGGCGCCTTCCGTGAAGTGCCACCACGCCTGATCTTTCACTGCCGACGAGTACGGCGGGCCCGGTGGGGGCCGTCCGCCGCCCACCGGGCCCGCCGTACTCCACGCTCCTCGCCGGACACCGCCGCCCGCCGCCACGCCGTCGCGTCGGAACAGTCGTGTCGGAACCGTCGTGCCGCAGGGCGGGTCAGGCTCCCGCGTAGATGCGGTGGACGAAGTCGGCGAGCTGGTCGTCCGGGAGGTGCCTGGCCAGATCCGCCTCGCTGATCATTCCGATGATGCGGTTGTTCTCGATCACCGGGAGGCGCTTGATCTGGTGCTCCTCCATCTTGGCCAGCACCTCGGAGACGGTGGCGTTCGAGGGCACCCAGACCAGGC from Streptosporangium sp. NBC_01756 includes the following:
- the lysX gene encoding bifunctional lysylphosphatidylglycerol synthetase/lysine--tRNA ligase LysX, with protein sequence MASRPKGRRWTAAVPRTLGVFFAVLAAYSTAIAVFGPLRRLLRPITDAVSTSIFSVEANLGYAVFVAILAGAVARRKRAAYWLLVVLLSLTALLDVILLPPFSPLGDNVIRRLGSTWFLVTGTINLVFVTGLLAVLVLARREFYAKVQRGAFRKALLTLLVLLAASFGVAYLLVTLFPGTLTPPGRSAWALEKALGGAVTFDLDRVGHPPAWVGFVVGLLTAVAILSAFLVLFRSQRASAGLLPSEEARMRALLAATGERDSLGYFATRRDRAAIFSASGKAAVSYRVVAGVSLAGGDPIGDVEAWEPAIRTWMDQAGEYGWTAAAIGASEEGARAYNRAGLRVLQLGDEAVIEVASFGLSGREMRGVRQAVNRVERAGYTLRVRRHEELTPQEMHRIIDRAEAWRDTEAERGFSMALGRLGDPADGRCVLVEALAPDGGHAALLSFVPWGEHGLSLDLMRRDRESDNGLMEFMVSGLVGQAPALGVAHISLNFAVFRAAFEEGARIGAGPVLRAWRGMLLFFSRWWQLESLYRSNVKYRPAWVPRYLAYEDGRDLPKVGLASVIAEGFLGHGPSLPTLLRRGERPVPPPAEAPRTATAAAAPDRGESRRGPAVPEQMRVRLAKLDRIRAEGGDPYPVGRPRTHTAAEVRLAHPGVPADVRTGERVTVAGRVMLVRDHGKLLFATVTDWTGTLQLMLDQSADLARWRRTVDLGDHVGCTGEVVTSRTGELSVLAGEWAVTAKCLRPLPGGQHGTAGPRARVRRRYLDLVTDAEARETLRIRGAVLHSLRDALVRRGFLEVETPVLQPVHGGAAARPFTTHMNAYDLRLSLRISPEPHLKRLCVGGVERIFELGPVFRNEGVSYRHNPEFTMLEAYQAYADYRAMLDLARELVQEAATAAFGAPVVRRHGQEIDISGAWPVSTVNEAVSAAAGEQVTADTSVQELRKLAGRLAVPYDPKWERGAMLVELYERLVEERTVEPAFYTDFPAEVSPLARPHRGDRRLAEQWDLVAFGVEIGTACSELTDPVEQRRRLTEQSLRAAAGDPAAMDLDEDFLQALEYAMPPTGGLGIGVDRLIMMLTGRSVRQSLTFPLVRPRD
- a CDS encoding SIMPL domain-containing protein, translated to MIKMTHAVATAALLTMGMFGGTASADPAPRHGLRSGLAKVTLEDDRSRITVMGEGSQSAVPDVMRLNAGVEVRRATAGTAFADARAAAAKLTEALKTAGIQAKDLRTNELSLGPEYSTYPTVSGYRAAQGVEAVVRDITSADKVIDTVAGVGEEARLNGISFEVSDNRRLVRAARDAAFRDATARAAQYARLSGRRLGPVLTVAEEDASPPPIRFAGAALADKASISPGQQSISVHVRVVYELL
- a CDS encoding carbohydrate kinase family protein, which produces MRIAVTGSIATDHLMTFPGSFRDQLIAEQLDRVSLSFLIDDLQIRRGGCAANIAFGMGCLGLTPILVGAVGADFADYRSWLERHGVDCESVHVSELHHTARFLCTTDEDHNQIASFYTGAMAEARLIELGPIAQRLGGLDLVLVSPNDPDAMLRHTEEARGRGIPFAADPSQQLARMPGEDIRLLIDGAAYLFSNDYEKGLIEQKTGWSDDEVLNRVGVRVTTLGPKGVVIDRKGEPSLHVPAAPELGKVDPTGVGDAFRAGFLSALAWDLPLERCAQVGNLAATHVLEHVGGQEYQLGQKVFLERFAAAYGAEAAAEVAPSVKCHHA
- the nadA gene encoding quinolinate synthase NadA, which gives rise to MTTTDTGLPLFVLGRGTDSHSERGVDCPGELPSASDPALVERARRAKAALGDRVFVLGHHYQRDEVIQFADVTGDSFKLAREAAARPDAEYIVFCGVHFMAESADILTGDAQKVVLPDLAAGCSMADMATFDQVEECWEALEDAGIAGVTVPVTYMNSSADIKAFCGRNGGVVCTSSNARRALDWAFSRGEKVLFLPDQHLGRNTAVLEMGLSLDDCVVYNPHRPNGGLTTEQLENAKVILWKGHCSVHGRFSPECVDDVRERIPGVNVLVHPECRHEVVTKADHVGSTEYIIKKLEEAPAGSSWAVGTELNLVKRLGQMFPDKNVTFLDRTVCYCSTMNRIDLPHLVWALESLAAGQVVNQITVDEDTTRWAKVALDRMLALP
- the erpA gene encoding iron-sulfur cluster insertion protein ErpA — protein: MSVESSETTAQGLILSDAASAKVKSLLEQQGEEGLQLRVAVQPGGCSGLRYQLFFDDRSMDGDVVTDFNGVSVVTDRMSAPYLVGATVDFVDTIEKQGFTIDNPNATGSCACGDSFN
- a CDS encoding maleylpyruvate isomerase family mycothiol-dependent enzyme, producing the protein MRDWTHAEHVQAAGREITEMAEALRDRDMSTPVLTCPGWDLAALTVHTGGVHRWAAAMVRDLAGRRYDRDAMEMGLPADPGGYAAWLGEGAGLLSEALLSHPPEAPMWSWGADRSVRFWSRRQLHETVVHRIDAELALGLPVSVDEDVAADGVEEFLDVLPYARWSPGVADLRGAGETISLQTDTGAGWVVTLDPDRFHHVRSLQPGTVTVRAATSADLLQVVWGRRSADDYAVEGDTALFGWWREHAVI